The genomic window CGTGCTTTGCTTCCAGTTCCTGCACCGGTTTGCCGATCTCCGTCCACGCCCGGGTGTGCGTATTCGTACCGATCGTGAACTTCGCCCCGCTATGGATCACCACATTCCCCGTGCGCCCCTCGGCGATCTGGCACTCGAAACCACGCATCCACTCCTTGTCCTCACCCACGCCATGAACGAACAAGCCGCTGCTGCGCGGTTTCTCCGTGCGATTGCCCGACTTCAATTCACCCCACTTGTATTCCGCAACCAAACGGAAATCTGAATACTCCTTCCGGGTCGCCAGATAACCCAATCGTTCCCCTGAGACACGCAATACACCCTCCTCAATGCTGAACACCCCCTTCGGGTCCACGAACACCCCTGCCCCAGCGATCCACGTATAAAACGTATCCAGCCCTTCCTTGCCCAAGAGCTTCACCACCTTGTCATCGTCCTCAGCCTTTTCCTTCACCTCATCAGCCGCTTCCGCCGTCTGCTCCACAGGTGCAGACTCCTTCACCTTGGCCTGATTCGTAGCGACCGCAACTGTCGCGACTGTCTGCGTCTGAGCAGACGCCTGCCTCATCGACAGCACGCCAAACCCCGCCAACAACAAGGTCAGCGCGATACAAGACGGCTTGGTAAAATCCACAATGTCTCTGGCCATAGCTTGCACCATCTCCATTCCCATAAACTTTGGCAACGCCATTCTCAGCGATCGCCTTAAACTCCGTAACCTCCGCTACCTGATTGAATGACCAATGACGAAATCCGAATGACCAAGGAATGACAAATGTCCAATGATGCTTGGGGCATTAGCCATTGCTCATTCCTTCGTCATTCGGGCTTGGGCATTGGTCATTTGTGATTTTCCCCGCTTCACTTTGTAACCTCTTTCCCCCATACTCCCGTCCAACCCAGCAACCAGATGAAACACATCTTTGCCACCCTCTGCCTCCTGTTCATCGCGGCCTTCGCGCAGGCCGCCGACCGCCCGAACATCCTCTGGATCACCAGCGAGGATAACGGACCGCAACTCGGCTGCTATGGCGACACCTACGCCACCACGCCGAACCTCGATGCCCTTGCCAAACGCGGCATGCTCTATCGCAAGGCATGGTCCTGCGCGCCCGTTTGTGCACCCGCCCGCACCACCATCATCTCCGGCATCTATCCTACGTCCACCGGTGCCGAGCACATGCGCAGCGAGGTGAACCTGCCTGCGGGCTTTAAGATGTATCCGCAATTCCTCCGCGAAGCCGGTTACTATTGCAGCAACAACAGCAAGGAAGACTACAATCTGGTGAAACCCGGCCAGGTTTGGGACGACTCCTCGAACAAAGGTCACTGGAAAAACCGTGCTTCCGGCCAACCGTTCTTCGCCGTCTTCAATTCCACCGTCAGTCACGAAAGCCAGCTCCGCACCCGCCCGCACAAAGCTATCCACGATCCCGCGCAAGCTCGCGTACCCGCCTATCACCCGGACATCCCGGAAGTACGACAAGACTGGGCGCAGTATTACGACAAGATCACCGAGATGGACACCATCGCGGGCAAGAATATGAAGGAGCTGGAAGAAGCGGGCCTCGCGGAAGACACCATCATCTTCTACTACGGCGATCACGGCTCCGGCATGCCCCGCAGCAAACGCTGGCCTTACAACTCCGGCCTGCACGTCCCCCTCATTGTTTACTTCCCGCCGAAGTATCAACACCTCGCGCCGAAAGATTACAAAACGGGCGGCGAATCCTCCCGCCTCGTCAGCTTCGTCGATCTCGCGCCCACACTGCTCTCACTCATCGATGTAAAACCTCCCACGTGGATGCAAGGCAATGCCTTCGCCGGCAAATACGATGCGCAACCGAATAACTACATCTACGGCTTCCGCGGTCGCATGGATGAACGCTACGACCTTGTCCGCAGTGTGCGCGATGACCGCTATCTCTACATCCGCCACTACATGCCTCACTTACCCTACGGCCAATATCTTGACTACATGTTCCAGACACCCACCACACGCCTCTGGAAACAGCTCTACGACGAAGGCAAACTGAACGAAGTGCAATCCCGCTTCTGGAAAAGCAAACCCGTCGAAGAACTCTACGACCTCCAAAACGATCGCGATGAGATCAACAACCTCGCAAGTTCAAAGGAACACGAAGCCATCCTGAACCGTCTGCGCAAAGCCCATGAAGAATGGGTGTTCAAGACCCGCGACGTCGGCTTCCTCCCCGAAGGCGAAGTCCATTCCCGTGCGAAAGATTCTTCTCCCTACGAGATCGCGCAGAACGATAAAACCTACGACCTCAAATCCATTCACACCATGGCCGCCCTCGCTTCCTCGTTGAAGCTAGACGCCTTGCCCGAACTCAAGCGCGGCCTGAAACATAGCGATAGCGCCGTCCGCTGGTGGGCCACCCAAGGCCTCCTCATGCGT from Verrucomicrobiia bacterium includes these protein-coding regions:
- a CDS encoding DUF1080 domain-containing protein, with amino-acid sequence MARDIVDFTKPSCIALTLLLAGFGVLSMRQASAQTQTVATVAVATNQAKVKESAPVEQTAEAADEVKEKAEDDDKVVKLLGKEGLDTFYTWIAGAGVFVDPKGVFSIEEGVLRVSGERLGYLATRKEYSDFRLVAEYKWGELKSGNRTEKPRSSGLFVHGVGEDKEWMRGFECQIAEGRTGNVVIHSGAKFTIGTNTHTRAWTEIGKPVQELEAKHGEWNKIEILSAGDKLRVLINGQQSVEATQLLPNRGKILLQSNGAEIFFRKLELHPLAKMPEAAVQTAAK
- a CDS encoding sulfatase-like hydrolase/transferase, with the translated sequence MKHIFATLCLLFIAAFAQAADRPNILWITSEDNGPQLGCYGDTYATTPNLDALAKRGMLYRKAWSCAPVCAPARTTIISGIYPTSTGAEHMRSEVNLPAGFKMYPQFLREAGYYCSNNSKEDYNLVKPGQVWDDSSNKGHWKNRASGQPFFAVFNSTVSHESQLRTRPHKAIHDPAQARVPAYHPDIPEVRQDWAQYYDKITEMDTIAGKNMKELEEAGLAEDTIIFYYGDHGSGMPRSKRWPYNSGLHVPLIVYFPPKYQHLAPKDYKTGGESSRLVSFVDLAPTLLSLIDVKPPTWMQGNAFAGKYDAQPNNYIYGFRGRMDERYDLVRSVRDDRYLYIRHYMPHLPYGQYLDYMFQTPTTRLWKQLYDEGKLNEVQSRFWKSKPVEELYDLQNDRDEINNLASSKEHEAILNRLRKAHEEWVFKTRDVGFLPEGEVHSRAKDSSPYEIAQNDKTYDLKSIHTMAALASSLKLDALPELKRGLKHSDSAVRWWATQGLLMRGESAVKQVLPELRAALKDSSTYVRNTAAEALGRFGESSDLNPSLTILIADADFTKTGFYAALYALNGIDHLEAKAKSNTSGIKALPSELTGYPNKLGEYLPRLQERILENLGEPVTRNPSEAPAPKAKKKKKAE